A window of the Branchiibius hedensis genome harbors these coding sequences:
- a CDS encoding S1C family serine protease, with translation MATPSHRPQRRGSRPGAWLVAFFAAVLLVAVGAVGGAVVRGSAGGGFTGLQQAITEQLQANSTTEQSQSDSAQSQPGDDGSSQGDSSDQNGWGDDQFGGQFGGSQQWPGQSQDTLSEGQTTAATSKQSAGVVVVEAQLADQNAVAAGTGMVLTSTGLVLTNNHVVEDSDAIRVTIPSTGRTYVATVVGTNATDDVAVLKLANASGLSTVTLDDDHDLATGDTVTGVGNAGGTGSLVAASGTVTALDQQVTTQAEQGTPSESLTGLIETDAAIQSGDSGGPLLDDEGEVVGMDTAASATGRSVGYAIPISTAVTVAKQIVSAAGGSLTLAA, from the coding sequence ATGGCAACTCCTTCCCATCGGCCGCAGCGCCGTGGATCCAGACCCGGCGCGTGGCTGGTCGCGTTCTTCGCCGCGGTGTTGTTGGTGGCGGTGGGTGCCGTAGGTGGCGCCGTGGTGCGCGGATCGGCCGGGGGCGGGTTCACCGGGTTGCAACAGGCGATCACTGAGCAACTGCAGGCCAACAGCACCACCGAGCAGTCCCAGTCCGACTCCGCTCAGAGCCAACCGGGCGACGACGGCAGCAGCCAGGGGGACAGCAGCGATCAGAACGGCTGGGGCGATGATCAGTTCGGCGGCCAGTTCGGCGGCAGCCAGCAGTGGCCGGGCCAGTCCCAGGACACGCTCTCGGAAGGGCAAACCACCGCCGCGACGAGCAAACAATCCGCTGGTGTGGTCGTCGTCGAAGCGCAGCTGGCCGATCAGAACGCGGTCGCTGCAGGCACCGGGATGGTGCTGACCTCGACCGGTCTGGTGCTGACCAACAACCATGTCGTGGAGGACAGTGACGCGATCCGCGTCACCATCCCCTCGACCGGACGCACGTACGTCGCAACGGTGGTCGGCACGAACGCGACCGACGACGTGGCGGTGCTGAAGTTGGCCAACGCTTCCGGCCTGAGCACCGTCACCCTCGATGACGACCATGACCTGGCCACAGGAGACACCGTGACCGGTGTCGGCAACGCCGGCGGTACAGGCTCCCTGGTGGCCGCATCCGGCACGGTGACGGCACTGGACCAGCAGGTGACGACCCAAGCCGAACAGGGCACCCCCTCCGAGTCGTTGACCGGCCTCATCGAGACCGATGCCGCGATCCAGTCCGGGGACTCCGGTGGGCCGTTGCTTGACGACGAGGGCGAAGTGGTCGGTATGGACACCGCAGCCAGTGCCACGGGTCGGTCGGTGGGGTACGCGATCCCGATCAGCACGGCGGTCACCGTAGCCAAGCAGATCGTGTCCGCCGCGGGTGGCTCGTTGACGCTGGCCGCCTGA
- a CDS encoding phosphoenolpyruvate carboxykinase (GTP), whose protein sequence is MVDVAQVLNAAGLTNPAVIEYVQEWADVTRPDRIEVVSASDDARLLQEALDAGELEPAGEGLYYSQSYWKDTARSEERTIVATSNPDDKGVYNNWRHSDEIKPVVIGNMTGASEGKTMYVIPYLMSAPGSPLEAYAAGIELTDNRSVVLQMIRMARVGVDTFNALADPTSFVRAVHVTGDLENLGQGTPEDKRYFVTVADERTILHFGSSYGGNALLGKIAHGLRQANWDGGASGKFLAEQYMLIAIHDKQTGRKYHIAGGFPSASGKTNLAMMVPPDALGDRYYVEFFGDDIAWMWVGDDGKLYGMNPEFGVFGVAIDTNEKTNPNALAAVQPKTGAIFTNTAYDVNTHETWWEGKTPDYPSDVTGWRDWKGNLISERPEAEQRSKDFVWAHPNCRFTSTMSNVPNESPDYNDPAGVPIDGIIYGGRTRDREPLIRAIDDPAEGVYDGLTLGAEATAAAEGVAGQLRYDPMSMRPFLALPEGRYAQHFLNILDQLTDKPLFAHVNWFQRDADGGYLWPGYSENLRALLWMMDYREGRATGTKTPVGVVPTKDELNLDGLDISDADLEQLLAIDVDRWKQEIELREAHLKQFNGLPQEIWDAHERVAKALDAEA, encoded by the coding sequence ATGGTTGACGTCGCACAGGTGTTGAACGCAGCGGGCCTGACCAACCCTGCCGTCATCGAATACGTGCAGGAGTGGGCGGACGTGACCCGCCCCGATCGGATCGAGGTCGTCAGCGCCAGCGACGACGCTCGGTTGTTGCAGGAGGCGTTGGACGCCGGCGAGCTCGAGCCCGCGGGCGAGGGTCTGTACTACTCCCAGAGCTACTGGAAGGACACGGCGCGCTCGGAGGAGCGCACCATCGTCGCCACCAGCAACCCCGACGACAAGGGTGTCTACAACAACTGGCGGCACAGCGACGAGATCAAGCCGGTCGTCATCGGCAACATGACCGGTGCGTCCGAGGGCAAGACGATGTACGTCATCCCATACCTGATGTCGGCGCCCGGCTCCCCGCTGGAGGCTTACGCCGCCGGTATCGAGTTGACCGACAACCGCAGCGTCGTGCTGCAGATGATCCGGATGGCCCGCGTCGGTGTCGACACTTTCAACGCGCTGGCCGACCCGACCAGCTTCGTGCGTGCGGTCCACGTGACCGGCGACCTGGAGAACCTTGGTCAGGGCACCCCGGAGGACAAGCGCTACTTCGTAACCGTGGCCGACGAGCGGACCATCCTGCACTTCGGTTCGTCGTACGGCGGCAATGCGCTGCTGGGCAAGATCGCGCACGGCCTGCGCCAGGCCAACTGGGACGGCGGCGCCTCGGGCAAGTTCCTGGCTGAGCAGTACATGCTGATCGCGATCCACGACAAGCAGACCGGTAGGAAGTACCACATCGCCGGTGGCTTCCCGAGCGCCTCGGGCAAGACGAACCTGGCGATGATGGTCCCGCCGGACGCGCTGGGCGACCGCTACTACGTGGAGTTCTTCGGCGACGACATCGCCTGGATGTGGGTCGGCGACGACGGCAAGCTCTACGGGATGAACCCGGAGTTCGGTGTTTTCGGTGTCGCGATCGACACCAACGAGAAGACCAACCCCAACGCGCTGGCCGCCGTGCAGCCCAAGACCGGTGCCATCTTCACCAACACCGCCTACGACGTGAACACCCACGAGACCTGGTGGGAGGGCAAGACCCCCGACTACCCGAGCGACGTCACCGGCTGGCGCGACTGGAAGGGCAACCTGATCTCCGAGCGTCCGGAGGCCGAGCAGCGCAGCAAGGACTTCGTCTGGGCGCACCCGAACTGCCGCTTCACCTCGACCATGTCGAACGTGCCGAACGAGTCCCCGGACTACAACGACCCGGCGGGCGTGCCGATCGACGGCATCATCTACGGCGGCCGCACCCGCGACCGTGAGCCGCTGATCCGCGCGATCGACGACCCGGCCGAGGGTGTGTACGACGGCCTGACGCTGGGCGCCGAAGCCACCGCCGCGGCGGAAGGCGTTGCGGGGCAACTGCGTTACGACCCGATGTCGATGCGTCCGTTCCTGGCGCTGCCGGAGGGCCGCTACGCGCAGCACTTCCTGAACATCCTGGATCAACTCACCGACAAGCCGCTCTTCGCGCACGTCAACTGGTTCCAGCGCGATGCCGACGGTGGCTACCTGTGGCCGGGCTACAGCGAGAACCTGCGGGCTCTGCTGTGGATGATGGACTACCGCGAGGGCCGGGCCACCGGTACCAAGACACCGGTGGGTGTCGTTCCGACCAAGGACGAGCTCAACCTCGACGGCCTCGACATCTCCGATGCCGATCTCGAGCAGCTGCTGGCGATCGACGTCGACCGCTGGAAGCAGGAGATCGAGTTGCGGGAGGCGCACCTGAAGCAGTTCAACGGACTGCCGCAGGAGATCTGGGACGCGCACGAGCGGGTAGCGAAGGCTCTCGACGCCGAGGCCTGA
- a CDS encoding DUF2505 domain-containing protein: MKIELSWDLTSTPDEVYEDAINPQYQDDKCKAAGAITYSSKVEANGEAHTSTVQRLMSSGDVPDLVKKVVGDKVDVLETISWGPKQADGSRRGDLTVDMKGQPISMKGFTYIKPNGTGSTVGIDADLKAKIPVIGGKIEKMGAPEIIKAIKAEEATAHEWDARRHG; the protein is encoded by the coding sequence ATGAAGATTGAACTGAGCTGGGATCTGACCTCGACGCCGGACGAGGTCTACGAGGACGCGATCAATCCGCAGTACCAGGACGACAAGTGCAAGGCCGCTGGTGCGATCACCTACTCCAGCAAGGTGGAGGCGAACGGCGAGGCGCACACCAGCACGGTGCAGCGCCTGATGTCCTCCGGTGACGTGCCCGATCTGGTCAAGAAGGTGGTGGGGGACAAGGTAGACGTCCTCGAGACGATCTCCTGGGGACCCAAACAGGCCGATGGCAGTCGGCGTGGGGACCTCACGGTGGACATGAAGGGCCAGCCGATCTCGATGAAGGGGTTCACCTACATCAAGCCCAACGGCACCGGCAGCACCGTGGGCATCGACGCCGATCTGAAGGCGAAGATCCCGGTGATCGGCGGCAAGATCGAGAAGATGGGCGCACCGGAGATAATCAAGGCGATCAAGGCCGAGGAGGCCACCGCGCACGAGTGGGACGCCCGCCGCCACGGGTGA
- a CDS encoding lipase family protein, which produces MSRQALARVRRCVIAVVVLCLVTAGMFLMRPASALAAPAPTSTQPATTVLNPSVDPFYTPNVPLAPLKPGTPIKTRTVRVITSQNKKTGKTTSISATQVLYRTTNALGQPAAAVTTIIRPRVKGKLKLISYHAPYDTLGSQCDPSYTLQGSGTGAPQEVDLIAAEPLLAEGYTVVIPDYEGLQDHWTIGKESAYAALDSVRVSEKILHAPSSTPVGLMGYSGGSVPTGFAADLAPTYAPELTIVGAAAGGVLVDPAHNLPYIDGTPLWSSVIPALMYSYNATYNLDINQYLSTQGVSALQHVAGQCLTEFLGNPGNITDSSLLQPQWPSLLSIPALIHPLNDNIMGASGVPRTPMFLGVGNISPNSGNPPQPGDGIMLVDDVAGLATQYCKEHVKTQFRIYPKLNHFQAFLPWLGDANAFMNARFAGKSAVYCKGIPQGVPLTPLPPIK; this is translated from the coding sequence TCGCCGTGGTCGTCCTCTGCCTCGTTACCGCAGGCATGTTCCTGATGCGACCCGCCAGTGCGCTCGCCGCACCCGCGCCGACATCAACGCAACCGGCCACGACCGTGCTGAACCCGTCGGTGGACCCGTTCTACACCCCCAACGTTCCACTGGCACCTCTCAAGCCCGGCACGCCGATCAAGACCCGGACCGTGCGGGTGATCACCAGCCAGAACAAGAAGACCGGCAAGACCACCAGCATCAGCGCCACCCAGGTGCTCTACCGCACGACCAATGCCTTGGGCCAGCCAGCCGCTGCAGTCACGACGATCATCCGACCGCGGGTCAAGGGCAAGCTCAAGCTCATCTCGTATCACGCGCCCTACGACACACTGGGCTCGCAGTGCGACCCGTCGTACACCTTGCAGGGCAGCGGAACCGGGGCGCCGCAAGAGGTGGATCTGATCGCCGCGGAGCCCCTTCTCGCAGAGGGCTACACCGTGGTGATCCCGGACTATGAGGGACTGCAGGACCACTGGACTATCGGCAAGGAGTCGGCGTACGCCGCACTCGACAGTGTCCGCGTCAGCGAGAAGATCCTGCACGCACCGAGCTCCACGCCTGTGGGCCTGATGGGCTACTCGGGTGGCTCGGTGCCGACTGGCTTCGCCGCGGACCTGGCGCCGACCTACGCCCCGGAACTGACCATCGTTGGTGCGGCGGCGGGTGGCGTCCTGGTTGACCCGGCGCACAATCTTCCCTACATCGACGGTACCCCGTTGTGGTCCAGCGTCATTCCGGCGTTGATGTACTCCTACAACGCGACGTACAACCTGGACATCAACCAGTACCTGTCGACACAGGGAGTTTCGGCACTGCAGCACGTCGCGGGCCAGTGCCTGACCGAGTTCCTCGGGAATCCTGGCAATATCACCGACAGTTCACTGCTTCAGCCGCAGTGGCCCTCACTGCTGAGTATTCCTGCTCTGATCCACCCGCTCAACGACAACATCATGGGTGCGAGCGGCGTTCCGCGCACTCCGATGTTCCTGGGTGTCGGAAACATCAGTCCGAACTCCGGTAACCCCCCGCAGCCCGGCGATGGAATCATGTTGGTCGACGACGTCGCGGGCTTGGCCACCCAGTACTGCAAGGAACACGTCAAGACCCAGTTCAGGATCTATCCCAAGCTCAACCATTTCCAGGCGTTCCTTCCCTGGTTAGGCGACGCGAACGCGTTCATGAACGCACGGTTCGCCGGGAAGTCCGCGGTCTACTGCAAGGGCATTCCGCAGGGCGTGCCGTTGACGCCGTTGCCGCCGATTAAGTAG